Within the Candidatus Hydrogenedentota bacterium genome, the region ACCGAACTGATACACGGGCAAGCAGACCATCATTGCCATGGAAATGAAAAGCCATACGTAGGCCATTCGAAGGAACTTCAGGCTGCGGTCGCTTTCTTCGGACCGCGTGTGCAAGCGCCATCCCAGAACGAGGTATGCGAGCGACACGGCCATCACGATCACCGACCCGTACCACAACCCCACCCAGGCGTGCCCTATGCGCCGCATGAGCACAAATCCAACCGCCTCGCCGATAACGGTCATATTCAGAAGCGCCAGGACTACGAGACTGCGGCGAGGATTGGGTGCGGGCAGGCCGTAGAAATTGTGGAAGATCCGTTGGCTGACTCCCAAAATCATCAGCATGGCAAACCCATGAATCTGCAAATCGCGAAGCGGAGCCTGCCATGTCGACACAATCGTCAACAGTGCGTCTCGACTCGGCGCGTAGGACGTCGCCACAAAGTACGCCGCTTCGTAGGCTGCCTGGGCTACGAACCAGCCCAACGCGCTGAGGATGTAGTAATCGTAGAAGGCAAGTGACTTGCCCGAACCTCGCAGGGTCCGCCAAATCACCCAGACGAACGTCCCGATTGCCGCTATCTCAAGAATCGACCCGAATATACCTACCGGTATCAGATAGGCATTCGTTTCGAGAAAGGCCTGTGAACCTGAGCGAAGGACGATACCCGATAGCATCAGCCACAGGGTGGCCAGCGCCAACCGGGGATGCGCGAGCGACGTGTGTTTGAATCGCGGAAACGCCTGGTAGGCGAAACCCATCACAAACAGACCAACCCACCCAAAGATTTGCGCATGACCGTGCGCGTTGACTTCGTTGAGTCCGACCGCCGTAAAGGACTTCAAAATGCCGATGCGCAGAAGCAAGTACGCGCCCCAAGCGGCCCCAAGGGTAAGGACCACTGCGATGCCGGCTTTGAAGAAGGGTTGATAGATACTGTCTGCAATGCTGTCGGATGGAGCCTGGACTCCTTCGCTTTCCGTTCCTTTCTGCAACGCATCGTTCAGTTCAGCGAGCAAGTCATGCAGTGGCACATCGTGCGCCCTGGCAAAGAACTCCAACGACTCCATCGGTCCGAATTCTCCACCGCAACCGTGCAGTCCATACCGGTCGAGAACCGGTCTGAGTTCGGGTGCCGCGCGTAGCAATTCCGGAATCATCATGTCCTGCGTGATTGCCTGCTGTTTGT harbors:
- a CDS encoding DUF1858 domain-containing protein — its product is MGNLDDKQQAITQDMMIPELLRAAPELRPVLDRYGLHGCGGEFGPMESLEFFARAHDVPLHDLLAELNDALQKGTESEGVQAPSDSIADSIYQPFFKAGIAVVLTLGAAWGAYLLLRIGILKSFTAVGLNEVNAHGHAQIFGWVGLFVMGFAYQAFPRFKHTSLAHPRLALATLWLMLSGIVLRSGSQAFLETNAYLIPVGIFGSILEIAAIGTFVWVIWRTLRGSGKSLAFYDYYILSALGWFVAQAAYEAAYFVATSYAPSRDALLTIVSTWQAPLRDLQIHGFAMLMILGVSQRIFHNFYGLPAPNPRRSLVVLALLNMTVIGEAVGFVLMRRIGHAWVGLWYGSVIVMAVSLAYLVLGWRLHTRSEESDRSLKFLRMAYVWLFISMAMMVCLPVYQFGLLKLWAPQSHAAEIGFSHAYYGAIRHAITVGFISLMIVGVAAKVVPTLKGIDVRSLTGLWMPFILLNLGCALRVSFQTLTDFHEMAFPAAGISGLLEVTALAIWGTHLWRIMNGRVSERSEASTRLPLLPGAAIVGENRVGDVLEAYPHVLPVFLEHGFTPLANPVLRKTLAKHVTINSAARKLDVNPEHLLKALNSARSGAGAALVSDSVLSEVHSA